The DNA segment ACCACGCTGCGCGAGGCCACCGACGACGGGCAGGCGCTCTACCGCACCGCGCTGGAGCTGCTGGAGCGCTCGCACGAGGGCAAGTCCATCCGCCTCACGGGCGTCAGCGTGCAGCTGGACGAGGTGCCCCCGCAGCTGGGCCTCTTCCCGGCGGCGCCGCCGCGCGCCGCGAAGCTGAACGCGGCGCTGGACAAGATTGCCGAGCGCTTCGGCAGCAAGGCGATAACGACGGCGGACATCGCCGGGAGCGAGGCCCCGGCGGACGACGAGCACCGCTCCGAGCGGCCCGTGGACAAGCCGAAGCGCTGAGCCTGCGGCCCCCGGCGGACGACACGCATGGCTCCGCGCGGCGAGTGGCCAGGCCGAAGCCCTGCCCTCCCGCCCGGACCTCAGTCCGCCGCCGGCACCATGTCCGGAGGCGGCGGCTGGCGCAGGGCCTCCTCGCGGGCCATGAACAGCACGCCCACCAGGGCCATGCCTCCGCCGACGAGCTGCACCCAGTCCGGCGTCTCCCCCAGCAGCGGCACGGCCCACAGCGTGGACAGCACCGGCTCGCCGAGCGTCGTCACCGCGACGAAGGGCGCGGACAGGTGGCGCACCGAGGCGTTGAGCAGCGAATGCCCGATGAGCTGCGGCACCACCGCCAGCCCCACCAGCACGGCCCAGGTGCGCGGCGTGAAGCCGGTGAGCGGCGAGTCGACGAAGAGGTGCGCCACCATCAGCGCCACCGCCGCCACCGAGTACACCACGCCCACGTACGTCCCCAGGGACATGGCGTCGCGCACGCGCCGGCCGATGACGAAGTACACCGCCGCCAGGATGGCGCCCATCACCGCCAGCACGTCACCCCAGAGGGCCTGCCCTCCGGCGGCGAAGTCCCGCGCGCCGATGAGCACGCTGCCCGCCAGGCACAGGCCGATGGCGGCCAGCCCGCGCGGGCCCACGCGCTCGGACAGCGCCACCCAGGCGAACAGCGCTACCCATACCGGCTGCGTCGTCACCAGCGCCACCGAGCTGGCCACGGTGGTGTACTGCAGCGAGGCAATCCACGTGGCGAAGTGCAGCGCCAGCGCCAGCCCGGACAGCACCAGCCAGCCCCAGATGCGGGCCGACAGCGAGGCCAGCTCGGCGCGGCCCCGCAGCAGCGCCAGCAGCAGCAGCGGCGTGGCGGCGAAGGTGAGGCGCCACGCGGAGATGGCCAGCGACGGCGCCTCCGCGAAGCGGATGAGGGGCGCGGCCCAGGACACGGCCACCACGCCCAGCACCAACCCTCCGTAGACCCGGGCCTTCGTGGGACGCGGCGCCGGAACCGGAGGGGTGTGGCTCAAGCCTCGCCCGCGTCGGAGCCGGACGCGGGGGCACCCGACGAACCCGCGCCCTCACCGGAGGCCCCGCCCCCGGCAGGACGGCGGCGGCGGCGACGACGGCGGCGCTTGCGCTGGCCTCCGCCCTCGCCACCCTCGGCGTCGGCGGCCTCGGCGCGCGGCTGCGGCACCTCGCCGGCCTTCCACGCCTCCAACTGCTCGCGGTTCTCCCCGGTGGCCTCCACCGTCATCTCGAAGACGGCCAGGGCCTCCTGGAAGAGCGGGTGGCGCTTGAAGGCCGCGCTGCGACGGCGGCGCTCGCCCGTCAGCGTGCGCTGGGCCAGCAGCAACATGCGGCAGCGCTCGGCGATGCGGCGGGGCAGCCGCGCCGACTGCACGAAGCCGGCGAGCAGGTCCTCCACCACCTGCGACACGGAGGGCCGCGCCCCGTCCTGGGACTGGGCCTGGGCCTGGGCGTCCTCCGGCCCCGGCGAGCGGCTGATGGGCATCAGCAACATGGCCAGGAGGATGGCGTCGTCGAGCGGCTCGCCCGAGGCCACGCGCCGGTCCAGCGCCTGGGCGAAGGCGTAGAAGGTCTTCTCGCCCTCCTTGCCATACTGCTTGAGGTACGCGTTCACCGGCGGCAGCAGGATTTTCAGCGCGTCCAGCGCGTCCAGCAGCTTGAGGGCCGGGGCGGACACGCCGCCGCGGATGAGGCGGAAGGTCTCCTCCAGCAGGCGCGCGGGGGCGCAGCGCGGCAGGTCCTCCACCGCGCCCTCCATGGCCGCGTACGTGCGCGACTCGATGTCCAGGTCCAGCTTCGCGGCGAAGCGCACGGCGCGCAGGATGCGCACCGGGTCCTCGCGCATGCGAATCTCCGGGTCGCCGATGGTCCGGATGAAGCGCTCGTCCAAGTCCCGCCGGCCGCGGACGTAGTCGATGACCCGTCCCTCGGCCACGTCGTAGAACAGGCCGTTGATGGTGAAGTCGCGGCGGCGCGCGTCCTGCTGCGCGGTGCCGAAGACGTTGTCGTGGGTGATGAGCAGGTCCTCGCTCGACTCACCCTCCTCCTCACCGTTGGCGGGGGCGGGCTCCAGCTCCGTCGGGTTGGCGCGGAAGGTGGAGACCTCGATGATCTTCCCGCCCTTGAAGTAGACGTGCGCCAGCCGGAAGCGCCGGCCGATGAGGCGGCAGTTGCGGAAGATGCCGCGCACCTCGTTGGGCGTGGCGCTGGTGGCGATGTCGAAGTCCTTCGGCTTGCGGCCCAGGAGCAAATCGCGCACGCAGCCGCCCACCATGTAGGCCTGGTGGCCGTGCTGGTGCAGGCGGAGCACCACCTTGAGCGCGTCCGGGTCCAGCTCGTCCGGGTCGATTTCCGCCGGCTCGCCGGTGGAGCGGACATGGGGCGCGTGCAGCGCGCGCTCATAGGGGGTGGGCTCGGGCTCGGGCTCGAGGATGGTGGGGACCTCCTCCACCTCGACCTCGCCGGCCTGTGCGGCCGCGGCGGCCTCGGCGGCGTCCGCGGCCTCGGCGGCGGCCAGCGCCTCGACGCTCAGGCCGACCTCGTCGAGGCTGCCCTCCAGGGCGTCGTCGTCCTCGCCCTCGTCGTCTACGTCCTCGGCCCCGGCGGACAGCTCGGGCTTCTCGGACTCCTCCGCGGGGGAGGGAGGCGTGGGCAGGGTGTGGGGGGTTTCGGAAGGGGCCGCTTCGGTGGCCACGGGCTCGGAGGCGCTGGCCTGTTCCGAGGGCGCCGACAGCTCCAGATTGGAATTCATGGGGACCTCTTGTTCGCCGCGCTCGGAAGTCGCTGCCGCCTCGAAGGAGGCAACCTCGCGCGCGTCGTTATCGGGCGCAGGTGGCAGCGGACCGCCGGCAGG comes from the Pyxidicoccus xibeiensis genome and includes:
- a CDS encoding DMT family transporter, producing MSHTPPVPAPRPTKARVYGGLVLGVVAVSWAAPLIRFAEAPSLAISAWRLTFAATPLLLLALLRGRAELASLSARIWGWLVLSGLALALHFATWIASLQYTTVASSVALVTTQPVWVALFAWVALSERVGPRGLAAIGLCLAGSVLIGARDFAAGGQALWGDVLAVMGAILAAVYFVIGRRVRDAMSLGTYVGVVYSVAAVALMVAHLFVDSPLTGFTPRTWAVLVGLAVVPQLIGHSLLNASVRHLSAPFVAVTTLGEPVLSTLWAVPLLGETPDWVQLVGGGMALVGVLFMAREEALRQPPPPDMVPAAD
- the pcnB gene encoding polynucleotide adenylyltransferase PcnB, coding for MNSNLELSAPSEQASASEPVATEAAPSETPHTLPTPPSPAEESEKPELSAGAEDVDDEGEDDDALEGSLDEVGLSVEALAAAEAADAAEAAAAAQAGEVEVEEVPTILEPEPEPTPYERALHAPHVRSTGEPAEIDPDELDPDALKVVLRLHQHGHQAYMVGGCVRDLLLGRKPKDFDIATSATPNEVRGIFRNCRLIGRRFRLAHVYFKGGKIIEVSTFRANPTELEPAPANGEEEGESSEDLLITHDNVFGTAQQDARRRDFTINGLFYDVAEGRVIDYVRGRRDLDERFIRTIGDPEIRMREDPVRILRAVRFAAKLDLDIESRTYAAMEGAVEDLPRCAPARLLEETFRLIRGGVSAPALKLLDALDALKILLPPVNAYLKQYGKEGEKTFYAFAQALDRRVASGEPLDDAILLAMLLMPISRSPGPEDAQAQAQSQDGARPSVSQVVEDLLAGFVQSARLPRRIAERCRMLLLAQRTLTGERRRRSAAFKRHPLFQEALAVFEMTVEATGENREQLEAWKAGEVPQPRAEAADAEGGEGGGQRKRRRRRRRRRPAGGGASGEGAGSSGAPASGSDAGEA